AGTGGTGGTGCGCTATCGGGTGCAGGGTGAGTGGTGGGTGCGTTCGGTCTGTGTGCCGAGGGACTCGCAGGTCGCCGATGTGCACCGGCGCCTGCGGGTTCGCCTGAAATTCAGCCGCCGTAGGTGGTTGGCACCAGAATAGTGTCGCGGGCCTCGGGCAGCATCTGCGGGTAATCGAGGGTGTAATGCAGGCCCCGGCTCTCCTTGCGTTCCATAGCCGAGCGGATCATCAGCTCCGCGACCTGGGCCAGGTTGCGCAATTCGATCAGGTCACGGCTGACTTTATAGTTACTGTAGAACTCGTCGATCTCATCCAGCAGCAAACGCACCCGGTGTTGAGCGCGTTGCAGGCGCTTGTTGGTGCGCACGATCCCAACGTAGTCCCACATGAAGCGTCGCAGCTCGTCCCAGTTGTGGGCGATGATCACGTCTTCGTCCGAGTCCGTTACCTGGCTGGCGTCCCAGCGGGGCAGGGCGGCCGGCACGGGGATGCGCGGCAGTTGGTCGAGAATGTCCGCGGCGGCCGAGCGGGCGTAGACGAAGCATTCGAGCAGCGAGTTGCTGGCCATACGGTTGGCGCCGTGCAGGCCGGTGAAGCTGGTTTCGCCAATCGCATACAAGCCGGGCACGTCTGTGCGTCCGTGCTGGTCGACCATTACGCCGCCGCAGGTGTAGTGCGCGGCCGGCACCACCGGGATCGGGCCTTTGGTGATGTCGATGTTGAACGCCAGGCAGCGCTCGTAGACGGTGGGGAAGTGGGTCTTGATGAACGCTTCGGGCTTGTGGCTGATGTCCAGGTACACGCAGTCGATGCCCAGGCGCTTCATCTCGTGGTCGATGGCGCGGGCGACGATATCGCGTGGGGCCAACTCAGCGCGTGGGTCGAAGCGCTGCATGAAGCGTTCGCCGTTCGGCAGTTTCAGGTGTGCACCTTCACCGCGCAGGGCTTCGGTGATCAGGAAACTCTTGGCTTGCGGGTGATACAGGCAAGTGGGGTGGAACTGGTTGAATTCCAGGTTGGCCACCCGGCAGCCGGAACGCCAAGCCATGGCGATACCGTCGCCGCAAGCCCCATCGGGGTTGCTGGTATAGAGGTAGACCTTGGCCGCACCGCCCGAGGCGAGAATGGTGAAGCGCGCGCCGTAGGTGTCGACTTCGCCGCTCGCGCGATTGAGCACGTAGGCGCCGAGGCAGCGCTCGCCATCCAGGCCCAGGCGTTTTTCGGTGATCAGGTCGACGGCGACGCGCTGCTCCAGCAATTCGATGTTGGGGCGTTGGCGGGCCTGGTCGAGCAGGGTCTTGAAGATCGCGGCACCGGTGGCGTCGGCGGCGTGGATGATGCGTCGGTGGCTGTGGCCGCCTTCGCGGGTCAGGTGGAATTCGAAGCCGCCGTCGTCGCTGCCTGCGTGTTCATCGCGGGTGAAGGGCACGCCCTGGTCGATCAGCCATTGGATCGCCTCGCGGCTGTGCTCGACGGTAAAGCGCACCGCGTCTTCGTCGCACAGGCCGCCACCGGCGTTAAGCGTGTCTTCGACGTGGGATTGCACCGTGTCAGTGTCATCCAGCACAGCGGCGACACCGCCCTGGGCCCAGAATGTGGAGCCGTTGGCCAGGTCGCCTTTGCTCAGGACCGCAATGCGCAGATGGCTTGGGAGGGTCAGCGCAAGGCTCAATCCGGCCGCGCCGCTGCCGATCACCAGGACATCGTGTTGAAACTGTTGGCTCATTTGAAGGATTCCGCAAAAAGCGATCCAAAGGGCAGGCGCAGACAGGACGCCTGGATCGGCGAATCAAAGGGTCACACGGGCTACTAGTATATAGAGGGGGGGAGCGGCACAATAGCCGGGCATTCGTGGCAATGTGAGATTACGGTGCACGGCTTGGGTAAAATCAGCCGGTTATTGAAGCGGGAACTTTTTGCATAAGCCCCGACTCAATAGCAGGTTGCCCGAAAGCTGGGAAAACGTTGAGTTTATTGGCCCGTCGGGAGCATTGGACGCGTCAGAAAACCGGCGACAAGATTATTCGCGCAGCCGGCGTTGCCCGCGCTGCGTTTTTCGTGTGTGCCAAATCAGTGCATGCCGGAAACTTGCTTGGAGGGGGAGAACTTTTGCGAAAAGTCCGAGTCTATGTTTGCAAGCCTGATCGTTTAGTTATGCAAGCCTCCTTCAAGCACAACGAGGAGTGTTCATGCTAACCCAGGAAGAGGATCAGCAGCTGGTCGAGCGCGTTCAACGCGGCGACAAGCGAGCATTTGATCTGCTAGTGCTGAAATACCAGCACAAAATTCTCGGGTTGATCGTGCGGTTTGTGCACGACACCCATGAAGCGCAGGACGTTGCACAAGAGGCCTTTATCAAGGCTTACCGTGCACTGGGCAATTTCCGCGGTGACAGTGCGTTTTACACGTGGCTGTACCGCATCGCCATTAACACGGCGAAGAACTATCTGGTGTCTCGCGGACGCCGCCCACCGGATAGCGATGTAAGTTCAGAAGATGCAGAATTTTACGATGGTGATCACGGCCTCAAAGATCTCGAGTCGCCGGAGCGTGCATTGCTGCGCGACGAGATCGAGGGGACCGTCCATCGCACAATTCAGCAACTGCCAGAAGATTTGCGTACGGCGTTAACTTTACGTGAATTCGATGGTCTGAGTTATGAAGACATTGCGAGCGTCATGCAATGTCCGGTGGGGACTGTAAGGTCACGGATTTTCCGGGCCCGGGAAGCCATCGATAAAGCCTTGCAACCGTTGTTGCAGGAAAACTAAAGACAGCGGCGACAGCCAAGAGAGGAACCGCCATGAGTCGTGATGCCCTGCAGGAATCGCTGTCCGCAGTGATGGATAACGAAGCGGATGAACTGGAACTTCGTCGAGTGCTCAACGC
The genomic region above belongs to Pseudomonas sp. S35 and contains:
- the nadB gene encoding L-aspartate oxidase gives rise to the protein MSQQFQHDVLVIGSGAAGLSLALTLPSHLRIAVLSKGDLANGSTFWAQGGVAAVLDDTDTVQSHVEDTLNAGGGLCDEDAVRFTVEHSREAIQWLIDQGVPFTRDEHAGSDDGGFEFHLTREGGHSHRRIIHAADATGAAIFKTLLDQARQRPNIELLEQRVAVDLITEKRLGLDGERCLGAYVLNRASGEVDTYGARFTILASGGAAKVYLYTSNPDGACGDGIAMAWRSGCRVANLEFNQFHPTCLYHPQAKSFLITEALRGEGAHLKLPNGERFMQRFDPRAELAPRDIVARAIDHEMKRLGIDCVYLDISHKPEAFIKTHFPTVYERCLAFNIDITKGPIPVVPAAHYTCGGVMVDQHGRTDVPGLYAIGETSFTGLHGANRMASNSLLECFVYARSAAADILDQLPRIPVPAALPRWDASQVTDSDEDVIIAHNWDELRRFMWDYVGIVRTNKRLQRAQHRVRLLLDEIDEFYSNYKVSRDLIELRNLAQVAELMIRSAMERKESRGLHYTLDYPQMLPEARDTILVPTTYGG
- the rpoE gene encoding RNA polymerase sigma factor RpoE, giving the protein MLTQEEDQQLVERVQRGDKRAFDLLVLKYQHKILGLIVRFVHDTHEAQDVAQEAFIKAYRALGNFRGDSAFYTWLYRIAINTAKNYLVSRGRRPPDSDVSSEDAEFYDGDHGLKDLESPERALLRDEIEGTVHRTIQQLPEDLRTALTLREFDGLSYEDIASVMQCPVGTVRSRIFRAREAIDKALQPLLQEN